One Sulfurirhabdus autotrophica DNA window includes the following coding sequences:
- the folD gene encoding bifunctional methylenetetrahydrofolate dehydrogenase/methenyltetrahydrofolate cyclohydrolase FolD has translation MSASIIDGKAISNNILSNIKQKVILRQEKGKRPPALAVILVGDDPASAIYVKNKRRACETTGITSVSHDLPASTSQEALLNLISKLNDDPNIDGILVQMPVPQHIESETIIEHIHPDKDVDGFHPYNVGRLALRIPTLRPCTPYGVMTLLNTTTDNLKGKHAVIVGASNIVGRPMGLELLLAGCTVTTTHRFTKDLPGFVGEADILIVAVGKPHLVKGEWVKEGATVIDVGINRLENGGLCGDVVFETAAQRAAWITPVPGGVGPMTIATLLENTLVAANRHNPL, from the coding sequence ATGTCTGCAAGCATAATTGATGGCAAAGCAATTTCGAACAATATTCTCTCTAATATCAAACAGAAAGTCATACTTCGACAAGAAAAAGGGAAACGCCCTCCCGCATTAGCTGTCATTTTAGTCGGGGACGATCCTGCTTCTGCTATTTATGTAAAAAATAAACGCCGAGCTTGCGAAACAACCGGCATCACCTCTGTGTCTCATGATTTACCCGCTTCCACTTCACAAGAAGCATTGCTGAATCTGATTTCAAAATTAAACGATGACCCGAATATTGACGGCATCCTGGTTCAAATGCCTGTGCCACAACATATTGAGAGCGAAACCATCATTGAACATATTCATCCGGATAAGGATGTGGATGGATTCCACCCCTATAACGTCGGGCGACTCGCTTTAAGAATACCCACTTTGCGACCCTGCACGCCTTATGGCGTGATGACCTTGCTCAATACAACTACTGACAATCTGAAAGGGAAACATGCGGTTATTGTGGGCGCTTCCAATATAGTTGGGCGACCGATGGGGCTGGAGTTGCTCTTGGCAGGCTGCACCGTCACCACTACTCACCGGTTTACTAAAGACTTACCCGGCTTTGTCGGTGAAGCTGACATTCTCATTGTCGCTGTTGGAAAACCCCATCTGGTCAAAGGGGAGTGGGTAAAAGAAGGTGCCACTGTCATTGATGTAGGCATCAACCGCTTGGAAAATGGCGGCCTGTGTGGCGACGTCGTATTTGAAACTGCTGCACAACGTGCCGCATGGATTACCCCTGTCCCTGGCGGAGTGGGGCCAATGACGATTGCTACGCTGCTTGAAAATACGCTGGTGGCAGCAAATCGCCATAACCCGCTATGA